In Streptomyces sp. P3, one DNA window encodes the following:
- a CDS encoding S8 family serine peptidase: protein MLAATLGAALAFGAPGALAGTLPVASSTAPAARAHAPAAESASLSAAWVAGTRAYLVITSPGDSSAVRSAITANAGTVFSAFDSIGVIVAHSASSGFAATMRGVTGVQQVGATRTSDVPADAYTPALPANPAQASTPAGEPVRADMSQIKADQAWAVNPGSASVTVGILDTGVDDQHQDLAPNFDAADSVSCAYGKPDTRAGAWRDVDTHGTHVAGTIAAAKNGKGVVGVAPGVKIAAVRVAEPGNSFFFAENTICGFVWAGDHGFKVTNNSYYTDPWQFNCPDNIDQAAIIEGVKRAQEYAEGKGSLQIAAAGNENYDLAHKTTDSASPNDSTPVTRTITNACLDIPTELPGVVTVAANGTGVTKASFSNYGQGVIDVAAPGSNVYSTVPGGGYGSKSGTSMATPHVVGVAALIASADPGITPAQIRAKLATQANDIACPSDSRCTGTTANNSFFGEGQVDALKAVGTTPPPGKYFENLADFAINDNATVESPIAVTGVTGNAPTTLKVGVDIKHTYIGDLKVDLVAPDGTVYTLHNHTGGGADNIAQTYTVNASSEVANGTWKLRVNDNAASDTGKIDAWNLTF, encoded by the coding sequence GTGCTGGCGGCCACGCTCGGCGCCGCCCTCGCGTTCGGCGCCCCGGGCGCCCTCGCGGGCACCCTCCCCGTCGCCTCCTCCACCGCGCCGGCCGCCAGGGCCCACGCTCCGGCCGCCGAGTCGGCATCCCTGAGTGCGGCCTGGGTGGCCGGCACGCGTGCCTACCTCGTGATCACCTCCCCTGGTGACAGTTCGGCGGTCCGCTCCGCGATCACGGCCAACGCCGGCACCGTCTTCTCGGCCTTCGACTCCATCGGCGTGATCGTCGCCCACTCGGCGTCCAGCGGATTCGCCGCCACCATGCGCGGCGTCACCGGCGTGCAGCAGGTCGGCGCCACGCGTACCTCTGATGTCCCGGCCGACGCCTACACCCCGGCTCTCCCGGCAAATCCGGCACAGGCCTCGACCCCGGCCGGAGAACCGGTCCGGGCCGACATGAGCCAGATCAAGGCCGACCAGGCCTGGGCCGTGAATCCGGGCTCCGCCTCCGTCACCGTCGGCATCCTGGACACCGGTGTGGACGACCAGCACCAGGACCTGGCGCCCAACTTCGACGCTGCCGACTCGGTCTCCTGCGCCTACGGCAAGCCCGACACCCGTGCCGGCGCCTGGCGGGACGTCGACACGCACGGCACCCACGTGGCGGGCACCATCGCCGCGGCCAAGAACGGCAAGGGCGTCGTCGGCGTGGCTCCCGGGGTGAAGATCGCCGCGGTCCGGGTCGCCGAGCCGGGCAACTCCTTCTTCTTCGCCGAGAACACCATCTGCGGCTTCGTCTGGGCCGGTGACCACGGCTTCAAGGTCACCAACAACAGCTACTACACGGACCCGTGGCAGTTCAACTGCCCGGACAACATCGACCAGGCCGCCATCATCGAGGGCGTCAAGCGCGCCCAGGAGTACGCCGAGGGCAAGGGCTCTCTCCAGATCGCCGCCGCGGGCAACGAGAACTACGACCTCGCCCACAAGACGACCGACTCGGCGAGCCCGAACGACTCGACGCCGGTCACCCGCACCATCACCAACGCCTGCCTCGACATCCCGACCGAGCTGCCGGGCGTGGTCACGGTCGCGGCCAACGGCACGGGCGTCACCAAGGCCTCGTTCTCCAACTACGGGCAGGGCGTCATCGACGTCGCGGCACCGGGCAGCAACGTATATTCCACCGTCCCCGGCGGCGGCTACGGCAGCAAGAGCGGCACCTCGATGGCCACCCCGCACGTGGTCGGCGTGGCGGCTCTCATCGCCAGCGCCGACCCGGGCATCACCCCGGCGCAGATCCGCGCCAAGCTGGCCACCCAGGCGAACGACATCGCCTGCCCCTCGGACAGCCGCTGCACGGGTACGACGGCCAACAACTCGTTCTTCGGCGAAGGACAGGTCGACGCCCTCAAGGCCGTCGGGACCACCCCGCCGCCCGGCAAGTACTTCGAGAACCTCGCGGACTTCGCCATCAACGACAACGCGACCGTGGAGAGCCCGATCGCCGTCACCGGTGTGACCGGCAACGCCCCGACCACCCTCAAGGTGGGTGTGGACATCAAGCACACCTACATCGGTGACCTGAAGGTCGATCTGGTGGCGCCAGACGGCACCGTCTACACACTGCACAACCACACCGGCGGCGGCGCCGACAACATCGCCCAGACCTACACCGTGAACGCCTCCTCGGAGGTCGCGAACGGTACCTGGAAGCTGCGCGTCAACGACAACGCCGCCTCCGACACAGGCAAGATCGACGCCTGGAACCTGACCTTCTAG
- a CDS encoding dihydrofolate reductase family protein, protein MRTLISTAFISLDGVVEGPGGEPGYRNSGWTFKDVDFLPEAFDIKGREQKEATAVLMGRASYEAFSPVWPNMEDFADYKLMPKYVVSTTLTEDDLVSNWGETTILRSLDEVAALKETEGGPIIIHGSAALNQSLSDAGLIDRYHLLVFPLLLGAGKRLFSTSDKDTQKLKLVEHEVYANGLQKNVFAVVR, encoded by the coding sequence ATGCGCACTCTGATCAGCACCGCTTTCATCTCGCTCGACGGTGTCGTGGAGGGCCCGGGAGGCGAGCCCGGTTACCGGAACTCGGGGTGGACCTTCAAGGACGTTGATTTCCTCCCCGAGGCATTCGACATCAAGGGACGGGAGCAGAAGGAAGCCACCGCCGTCTTGATGGGCCGGGCCAGCTACGAGGCGTTCAGCCCGGTGTGGCCGAACATGGAGGATTTCGCCGACTACAAGCTGATGCCGAAGTACGTCGTCTCCACCACCCTCACCGAGGACGACCTTGTGTCGAACTGGGGCGAGACCACGATTCTGCGCTCGCTCGACGAGGTTGCCGCGCTGAAGGAGACCGAGGGCGGACCGATCATCATCCACGGCAGCGCCGCACTGAACCAGAGCCTCTCGGACGCCGGTCTGATCGACCGTTACCACCTGCTCGTCTTCCCGCTCCTGCTCGGCGCGGGCAAGCGTCTGTTCAGCACCTCGGACAAGGACACCCAGAAGCTGAAGCTGGTCGAGCACGAGGTCTACGCCAACGGCCTGCAGAAGAACGTCTTCGCCGTCGTCCGCTGA
- a CDS encoding beta-L-arabinofuranosidase domain-containing protein, whose product MASSVSRRRLLQAAGAAAAASATGPFLGATPAHAAVPPARADIGVTAYPFGLGQVRLTASRWLDNQNRTRNYLRFVDVDRLLYNFRANHRLSTNGAAATGGWDAPTFPFRTHVQGHFLTAWAQLYAVTGDTVCRDKATTMVAELAKCQANNGAAGFGAGYLSGYPESDFTALEQRTLTNGNVPYYTIHKTLAGLLDVWRLLGSTQARDVLLALAAWVDGRTGRLSGQQMQAMLGTEFGGMNTVLTDLYQQTGDARWRTVAQRFDHAAVFDPLASGQDQLNGLHANTQVPKWIGAAREYKATGTTRYRDIATNAWNITVNAHTYAIGGNSQAEHFRAPNAIAGYLNKDTCESCNTFNMLTLTRELFALDPNRAALFDYYERAWLNQMIGQQNPADDHGHVTYFTPLNPGGRRGVGPAWGGGTWSTDYGTFWCCQGTGLEMHTRLMDSIYFRTDNTLIVNLFVPSVLNWSERGITLTQTTSFPDSDTTTLQVTGNVNGTWAMRVRIPSWTTGATVSVNGVAQAITATPGSYATLNRSWASGDTVTVRLPMRIVMRAANDNANAAAITYGPVVLSGDYGNSSLDSLPSLNTSSITRTSGSTLAFTATANGSTVNLGPFHNAHGHNYTVYWNTGAATVRLANVGSGLVLGIQNMSTADGGRALQWNDSGTADHNWEMITDGNAFRFRNANSGRVLGILEMSTADGATVLQWSDNGTADHRWTLLDQGDGTYKIRNVHSGWPTL is encoded by the coding sequence ATGGCTTCCTCCGTCAGCAGACGGCGTCTCCTGCAAGCAGCCGGGGCGGCCGCCGCCGCCTCTGCCACCGGACCCTTCCTCGGCGCAACTCCCGCCCACGCTGCCGTCCCTCCCGCAAGGGCCGACATCGGGGTCACCGCGTATCCCTTCGGCCTCGGCCAGGTCCGGCTCACCGCGAGCCGGTGGCTGGACAACCAGAACCGGACGCGGAACTACCTGCGGTTCGTCGACGTCGACCGCCTGCTGTACAACTTCCGCGCCAACCACCGGCTGTCCACCAACGGCGCAGCTGCCACGGGCGGTTGGGACGCGCCGACGTTCCCCTTCCGCACCCACGTCCAAGGGCACTTCCTCACGGCGTGGGCTCAGCTGTACGCCGTGACCGGGGACACCGTCTGCCGGGACAAGGCGACCACCATGGTCGCGGAACTGGCCAAATGCCAGGCCAACAACGGCGCCGCCGGTTTCGGCGCCGGATACCTCTCCGGCTACCCCGAGTCGGACTTCACCGCTCTCGAGCAGCGGACCCTGACCAACGGCAACGTGCCGTACTACACCATCCACAAGACCCTTGCCGGCCTCCTGGACGTATGGCGCCTCCTCGGCAGCACCCAGGCCCGTGACGTGCTCCTCGCCCTGGCCGCGTGGGTCGACGGGCGTACCGGCCGGCTGAGCGGCCAGCAGATGCAGGCCATGCTGGGGACCGAGTTCGGCGGCATGAACACCGTGCTGACCGATCTCTACCAGCAGACAGGCGACGCTCGGTGGCGCACCGTGGCCCAGCGGTTCGACCACGCCGCGGTGTTCGACCCCCTGGCGTCCGGCCAGGACCAGCTCAACGGGCTGCACGCCAACACCCAGGTACCCAAGTGGATCGGGGCCGCCCGGGAGTACAAGGCCACCGGCACGACCCGCTACCGGGACATCGCCACCAACGCCTGGAACATCACCGTCAACGCGCACACCTACGCCATCGGCGGCAACAGCCAGGCGGAGCACTTCCGCGCCCCGAACGCCATCGCCGGCTATCTGAACAAGGACACCTGCGAAAGCTGCAACACCTTCAACATGCTCACCCTCACCCGGGAACTGTTCGCCCTGGACCCGAACCGGGCCGCGCTGTTCGACTACTACGAGCGGGCATGGCTCAACCAGATGATCGGCCAGCAGAACCCGGCCGACGACCACGGCCACGTCACCTACTTCACCCCGCTCAACCCGGGAGGCCGACGGGGTGTGGGCCCGGCGTGGGGCGGCGGAACCTGGAGCACCGACTACGGCACCTTCTGGTGCTGCCAGGGCACGGGCCTGGAGATGCACACCAGGCTGATGGACTCCATCTACTTCCGCACCGACAACACGCTGATCGTGAACCTGTTCGTGCCTTCGGTGCTCAACTGGTCGGAGCGCGGAATCACGCTCACCCAGACCACCTCGTTCCCCGACAGCGACACCACGACCCTCCAGGTCACGGGCAACGTCAACGGAACCTGGGCGATGCGCGTCCGCATCCCGAGCTGGACCACCGGGGCCACCGTCAGCGTCAACGGCGTCGCCCAGGCCATCACCGCCACCCCGGGCAGCTACGCCACCCTGAACCGCTCCTGGGCCTCCGGCGACACGGTCACCGTCCGCCTGCCCATGCGGATCGTGATGCGAGCGGCCAACGACAACGCGAACGCCGCCGCGATCACCTACGGCCCGGTGGTCCTGTCCGGCGACTACGGGAACTCCTCGCTCGATTCCCTCCCGTCCCTGAACACGTCCTCGATCACACGGACCAGCGGCAGTACGCTCGCCTTCACCGCCACGGCCAACGGCTCCACCGTCAACCTGGGGCCGTTCCACAACGCGCACGGCCACAACTACACCGTCTACTGGAACACCGGCGCCGCCACGGTTCGGCTGGCCAACGTGGGCAGCGGTCTCGTGCTGGGCATCCAGAACATGTCCACGGCCGACGGCGGCCGCGCCCTGCAGTGGAACGACTCGGGCACCGCCGACCACAACTGGGAAATGATCACCGACGGAAACGCGTTCCGCTTCCGCA
- a CDS encoding 2'-5' RNA ligase family protein: MAGDDSGELQAGRSGLVVRIPEAEPAVRAWRDRLDPSASAGVPAHVTVLFPFLDESRLDDDACAVVGEVIGRHRPFETRFEHCGRFPGILYLAPEPDIPFRRLTEAIADRWPQTPPFGGQFDEVVPHLTVAQGQDDAVLEEVEADLRSRLPVTARVSSVDLLVHNGTRWQQRASFRLQ, encoded by the coding sequence ATGGCAGGTGACGACTCCGGTGAGTTGCAGGCGGGGCGGTCGGGGCTCGTCGTGAGGATCCCCGAGGCAGAACCTGCTGTTCGAGCGTGGCGTGACCGGCTGGACCCGTCAGCCAGTGCGGGGGTTCCGGCTCATGTCACCGTCCTCTTCCCGTTCCTCGACGAGAGCCGCCTCGACGACGACGCCTGTGCGGTTGTCGGAGAGGTGATCGGGCGTCATCGACCCTTTGAGACGCGGTTCGAGCACTGCGGGCGATTTCCGGGAATCCTGTATCTCGCGCCCGAACCGGACATTCCGTTCCGCCGGCTCACCGAGGCGATTGCGGACCGGTGGCCGCAGACCCCGCCGTTCGGCGGGCAGTTCGACGAGGTCGTCCCGCACCTGACCGTCGCCCAGGGGCAGGACGACGCCGTGCTTGAGGAGGTCGAGGCCGACCTTCGCAGCCGGCTTCCGGTCACTGCCCGCGTGTCGTCGGTCGATCTGCTGGTCCACAACGGAACAAGGTGGCAGCAGCGAGCGTCGTTCAGGCTCCAGTGA
- a CDS encoding acyl-CoA dehydrogenase family protein, which translates to MADALLFNPRTYDPAHFDPETRRLLRATVDWFEERGKRRLIEDYRSRVWLGDFLAFAAKEGLFATFLTPSDAAAEGEGDKRWDTARIAALNEILGFYGLDYWYAWQVTVLGLGPVWQSDNGAARARAAELLSQGEVFAFGLSEKAHGADIYSTDMLLEPDGAGGFRATGSKYYIGNGNAAGLVSVFGRRSDVEGPDGYVFFAADSRHPAYHLVKNVVDSSKFVSEFRLEDYPVAAGDVLHTGRAAFDAALNTVNVGKFNLCTASIGICEHAMYEAVTHARNRILYGRPVTAFPHVRRELTDAYVRLVGMKLFSDRAVDYFRTAGPDDRRYLLFNPMTKMKVTTEGEKVIDLMWDVIAAKGFEKDNYFAQAAVEIRGLPKLEGTVHVNLALILKFMRNHLLDPVAYPPVPTRLDAADDDFLFRQGPARGLGSVRFHDWRPAFDAYAHLPNVSRFREQADALCEFVRTAAPDEEQSRDLDLLLAVGQLFALVVHGQLVLEQAALTGLDEDVLDELFAVLVRDFSAHAVELHGKDSATEGQQLWALGAVRRPVVDATRSERVWQSVEALSGTYEMML; encoded by the coding sequence ATGGCCGACGCGCTGCTGTTCAACCCGCGCACCTACGACCCCGCGCACTTCGACCCGGAGACCCGCAGGCTGCTGCGCGCCACCGTCGACTGGTTCGAGGAGCGCGGTAAGCGCCGCTTGATCGAGGACTACCGCAGCCGCGTCTGGCTCGGTGACTTCCTGGCCTTCGCCGCCAAGGAGGGGCTCTTCGCGACCTTCCTCACGCCTTCCGACGCCGCTGCCGAGGGAGAGGGCGACAAACGCTGGGACACCGCCCGCATTGCTGCTCTGAACGAGATCCTGGGCTTCTACGGCCTGGACTACTGGTACGCCTGGCAGGTCACCGTGCTCGGTCTCGGGCCCGTCTGGCAGAGCGACAACGGAGCCGCCCGTGCCCGCGCCGCGGAGCTGCTGTCGCAGGGTGAGGTGTTCGCCTTCGGTCTGTCGGAGAAGGCTCATGGCGCCGACATCTACTCCACCGACATGCTTCTGGAGCCCGATGGCGCGGGCGGTTTCCGGGCCACCGGATCCAAGTACTACATCGGCAACGGCAACGCCGCGGGACTCGTCTCCGTATTCGGGCGACGTTCCGACGTAGAGGGCCCCGACGGCTACGTGTTCTTCGCCGCCGACAGCCGCCATCCGGCCTACCACCTGGTCAAGAACGTCGTCGACTCCTCGAAGTTCGTCAGCGAGTTCCGTCTCGAGGACTACCCCGTGGCAGCGGGGGACGTCCTGCACACCGGCCGTGCCGCGTTCGACGCCGCCCTCAACACCGTCAACGTGGGCAAGTTCAATCTGTGCACCGCTTCGATCGGCATCTGCGAGCACGCGATGTACGAGGCGGTCACTCACGCCCGGAACCGCATCCTGTACGGCCGTCCCGTCACCGCTTTCCCGCACGTGCGACGCGAGTTGACCGACGCCTACGTCCGGCTCGTCGGGATGAAGCTGTTCAGCGACCGCGCTGTCGACTACTTCCGTACCGCCGGCCCCGACGACCGCCGTTACCTCCTCTTCAATCCGATGACGAAGATGAAGGTGACCACCGAGGGCGAGAAGGTCATCGACCTGATGTGGGACGTGATTGCCGCCAAGGGCTTCGAGAAGGACAACTACTTCGCCCAGGCCGCCGTCGAGATCCGTGGCCTGCCGAAGCTGGAGGGCACCGTCCACGTCAACCTGGCGCTGATCCTGAAGTTCATGCGCAACCACCTCCTCGACCCGGTTGCCTACCCGCCCGTCCCCACCCGCCTCGACGCGGCCGACGACGACTTCCTCTTCCGCCAGGGCCCGGCCCGCGGTCTCGGCTCGGTGCGCTTCCATGACTGGCGGCCGGCCTTCGACGCGTACGCCCACCTCCCCAACGTGAGCCGATTCCGCGAACAGGCCGACGCGCTCTGCGAGTTCGTACGCACGGCCGCTCCTGACGAGGAGCAGAGCCGGGACCTCGACCTGCTCCTCGCCGTCGGGCAGTTGTTCGCGCTTGTCGTCCACGGTCAGCTGGTCCTGGAACAGGCAGCCCTGACGGGCCTCGACGAGGACGTGCTCGACGAGCTGTTCGCCGTCCTCGTACGCGACTTTTCCGCGCATGCGGTGGAGCTGCACGGCAAGGACTCCGCGACCGAGGGGCAGCAGCTGTGGGCGCTCGGCGCGGTCAGGCGACCGGTGGTCGACGCGACGCGCTCCGAACGCGTCTGGCAGAGCGTCGAGGCTCTGTCGGGCACGTACGAGATGATGCTCTGA
- a CDS encoding family 43 glycosylhydrolase, with protein sequence MAGSAAAAFTGVAAGTARAAVPASPGVTYTNSIAAQRADPHIFKHTDGFYYFTATVPEYDRIVLRRAATIQGLSSATETTIWTKHASGTMGAHIWAPEIHFIDGKWYIYFAAGDANNIWKIRPYVLECAAANPITGTWTEKGRIALPLDTFSLDATTFVVNSTRYLAWAQNDPAVGAGTNIYIAQMAGPWTITGTPVMISRPTASWETAGGETVNEGPAVIQRGGKVFLTFSASATDANYCMGMLTASASANLLSASSWTKSAGPVFASFAATSQYGPGHNQFTVSEDGKSDILVYHDRSYKDISGSPLNDPNRRTRVQKIYWKADGTPDFGIPVADGVTPIRLSSYNFPDRFIRHWEFRAKIEPNVSPLADSQFRVVTGLTGSGTVSLESANFPGYFLRQKNSEVWVEKNDGTAQFAGDASFTARAGLSDSAGISYESYNFPGRYIRHYNYLLYVQTPSTALDRADATFYTQ encoded by the coding sequence ATGGCCGGCTCGGCAGCCGCCGCCTTCACCGGCGTCGCGGCCGGCACCGCCCGCGCCGCCGTGCCCGCGTCACCCGGTGTGACGTACACGAACAGCATCGCCGCGCAGCGGGCCGACCCGCACATCTTCAAGCACACCGACGGTTTCTACTACTTCACCGCCACGGTGCCGGAGTACGACCGCATCGTTCTGCGCCGAGCCGCCACGATCCAGGGACTTTCCTCAGCCACCGAGACGACCATCTGGACCAAGCACGCCAGCGGCACGATGGGCGCCCACATCTGGGCTCCGGAGATCCACTTCATCGACGGCAAGTGGTACATCTACTTCGCCGCGGGCGACGCCAACAACATCTGGAAGATCCGGCCGTACGTCCTGGAGTGCGCCGCCGCGAACCCGATCACGGGGACCTGGACGGAGAAGGGGCGCATCGCGCTGCCGTTGGACACCTTCTCCCTCGACGCGACGACCTTCGTCGTGAACAGCACCCGCTACCTCGCCTGGGCGCAGAACGACCCGGCCGTCGGCGCCGGCACCAACATCTACATTGCGCAGATGGCCGGCCCATGGACCATCACCGGCACCCCGGTCATGATCAGCCGGCCGACCGCCTCGTGGGAGACCGCCGGAGGTGAGACGGTCAACGAGGGACCGGCCGTGATCCAGCGGGGCGGCAAGGTCTTCCTGACCTTCTCGGCCAGTGCCACCGACGCCAACTACTGCATGGGCATGCTGACCGCGTCCGCCTCGGCCAACCTGCTCAGCGCCTCGTCGTGGACCAAGAGCGCCGGCCCGGTCTTCGCCAGTTTCGCCGCCACCAGCCAGTACGGCCCCGGACACAACCAGTTCACGGTCTCCGAGGACGGCAAGTCCGACATCCTCGTCTACCACGACCGCAGCTACAAGGACATCAGCGGTTCCCCGCTCAACGACCCCAACCGCCGCACCCGCGTGCAGAAGATCTACTGGAAGGCCGACGGCACGCCCGACTTCGGCATTCCGGTCGCGGACGGCGTCACCCCGATCCGGCTCTCCTCCTACAACTTCCCCGACCGGTTCATCCGGCACTGGGAGTTCCGCGCCAAGATCGAGCCGAACGTCTCCCCACTCGCCGACTCGCAGTTCCGCGTCGTCACCGGACTCACCGGCAGCGGCACCGTCTCCCTGGAGTCGGCGAACTTCCCCGGCTACTTCCTCCGGCAGAAGAACTCGGAGGTGTGGGTGGAGAAGAACGACGGAACGGCACAGTTCGCCGGTGACGCCTCCTTCACGGCCCGGGCCGGCCTCAGCGACTCCGCCGGGATCTCGTACGAGTCGTACAACTTCCCGGGCCGCTACATCCGCCACTACAACTACCTGCTGTACGTCCAGACCCCCAGCACGGCGCTCGACCGGGCCGACGCCACCTTCTACACCCAGTAG
- a CDS encoding class I SAM-dependent methyltransferase, whose amino-acid sequence MDQEMIWDADTAQRYDTPGTGMFAPEVVEPAVDRLTELAGHGAALEFAVGTGRVAVPLARRGVRVTGIELSRPMVEQLRTKADEAAIPVIMGDMATAVAPGEYTLVYLVYNTLSNLLTQAEQVDCFRNAARHLTPGGRFVIELGVPELRRLPPGQTAVVRRSVPGYVNLGTYDVLRQQVVSHHFSFDEAGQARLFRSPHRYIWPSELDLMAQLAGFELESRHADWAGTEFTAESRSHVSVYRLPPATR is encoded by the coding sequence ATGGACCAGGAGATGATCTGGGACGCCGACACCGCCCAGCGCTATGACACGCCCGGCACCGGAATGTTCGCACCCGAGGTCGTGGAGCCGGCTGTGGACCGGCTCACTGAACTGGCAGGCCACGGAGCGGCACTCGAGTTCGCCGTCGGAACCGGTCGGGTAGCGGTTCCCCTCGCTCGGCGAGGAGTCCGCGTCACCGGCATCGAACTGTCACGGCCGATGGTGGAGCAGCTGCGTACCAAGGCTGATGAAGCCGCCATTCCTGTGATCATGGGTGACATGGCGACCGCTGTCGCTCCCGGGGAGTACACCCTCGTCTATCTCGTCTACAACACACTCTCCAATCTGCTCACTCAGGCGGAGCAGGTCGACTGTTTCCGCAACGCTGCCCGTCACCTCACTCCTGGTGGGCGGTTTGTGATCGAGCTCGGGGTACCCGAGCTGCGCAGGCTGCCACCGGGCCAGACAGCCGTGGTCCGGCGGTCCGTCCCCGGGTACGTCAACTTGGGCACCTACGACGTCCTGCGGCAGCAGGTCGTATCGCACCACTTCTCGTTCGACGAGGCCGGGCAGGCTCGGCTGTTCCGCAGTCCACACCGCTACATCTGGCCGTCCGAACTCGATCTCATGGCCCAGTTGGCCGGATTCGAACTGGAGAGCAGACATGCGGACTGGGCCGGTACCGAATTCACCGCCGAGTCGCGTTCTCACGTTTCGGTCTACCGGCTTCCGCCCGCGACCCGGTAG
- a CDS encoding PadR family transcriptional regulator yields MALEHAILVSLLEKPGSGYELARRFERSIGYFWTATHQQIYRVLKRMGSDGWIDVRDVPQQGRPDKKEYSVAGPGRDALRAWLQERTEPESVRHDLAVKVRGAAFGDPTALIDEVERHRKAHEHRLARYLAGRARDFPQPLTDRAPDAEQELQHVVLRGGIAYERMMIAWLDDVLVTLAGVADGR; encoded by the coding sequence ATGGCGCTCGAGCACGCGATCCTCGTCTCCCTGTTGGAGAAGCCCGGCTCCGGATATGAGCTGGCCCGGCGGTTCGAGCGGTCCATCGGGTACTTCTGGACGGCCACACATCAGCAGATCTACCGGGTGCTCAAGCGCATGGGCAGCGACGGCTGGATCGACGTCCGGGACGTCCCGCAGCAGGGGCGGCCGGACAAGAAGGAGTACTCCGTCGCCGGCCCGGGACGGGACGCCCTCCGCGCGTGGCTCCAGGAGCGCACCGAACCGGAGAGCGTGCGGCACGACCTGGCGGTGAAGGTCCGTGGTGCGGCCTTCGGCGACCCGACCGCCCTCATCGACGAGGTCGAGCGTCACCGTAAGGCGCACGAGCACCGTCTCGCCCGCTATCTCGCGGGCCGGGCGCGCGACTTCCCACAGCCGCTGACGGACCGAGCGCCCGACGCCGAACAGGAGCTTCAGCACGTCGTGTTGCGCGGCGGCATCGCGTACGAGCGCATGATGATCGCCTGGCTCGACGACGTCCTCGTCACACTCGCCGGGGTCGCCGACGGTCGTTGA
- a CDS encoding glycoside hydrolase family 43 protein, whose product MNRPVRTLLALLGPLLLLLGVPALQGTASAAAPPAGQTSRYTMTAFTNSSESNLYVYDSPDATAFTLRKGPAYTPPSGLIRDPSIFKHTDGFYYLTYTTNWTGNTIGFARSSDRVNWTFLYNYTIPISGLTRTWAPEWFIDTDGSVNVVVSLSSASTATHFTPFRITATNSALTTWSAPTQLAGIGPNNIDTFVVKVGSTYHAFTKNETTKYIEYATASSLTGPYTITKTGDWAGFGSWVEGPALVRLDDGGWRIYYDGYSAGKYWYSDSHDGFATWSTPTEVPALSGFIRHATVLKETVDVTLPVNTTQSLRSVNFPDRYAVVRSDSLGYIDPVSSAGSTAVKQSATFTVVPGLADAKCYSFRDSAGRYMRHWDFRIRFDASNGTDIFSKDATFCARTGSTSGSVSLESYNYPGRYIRHYNYALRVDTFQDTATFRADSSFTSVSPWA is encoded by the coding sequence TTGAACAGACCCGTAAGAACCCTGCTCGCCCTGCTCGGCCCGCTCCTTCTCCTGCTGGGTGTCCCCGCCCTTCAGGGAACCGCCTCCGCCGCCGCCCCGCCGGCCGGGCAGACCTCGCGGTACACGATGACCGCTTTCACCAACAGCAGTGAGTCGAACCTGTACGTGTACGACTCACCGGACGCCACGGCGTTCACGCTGCGGAAGGGCCCCGCCTACACCCCGCCGTCCGGGCTGATCCGGGATCCCAGCATCTTCAAGCACACCGACGGCTTCTACTACCTCACTTACACGACCAACTGGACCGGGAACACGATCGGGTTCGCCCGGAGCTCCGACCGGGTGAACTGGACGTTCCTGTACAACTACACGATCCCGATCAGCGGGCTGACCCGCACCTGGGCACCCGAGTGGTTCATCGACACCGACGGCAGCGTCAACGTCGTCGTGAGCCTGTCCTCGGCGAGCACTGCCACCCACTTCACCCCCTTCAGGATCACGGCGACCAACTCCGCGCTGACCACATGGTCCGCGCCCACCCAACTGGCCGGTATCGGACCGAACAACATCGACACCTTCGTCGTCAAGGTCGGCTCCACGTACCACGCCTTCACCAAGAACGAGACGACGAAGTACATCGAGTACGCCACGGCCTCCAGCCTCACCGGCCCCTACACCATTACGAAGACGGGCGACTGGGCCGGATTCGGCAGCTGGGTCGAGGGCCCGGCCCTGGTCAGGCTCGACGACGGCGGCTGGCGTATCTACTACGACGGCTACAGCGCCGGGAAGTACTGGTACAGCGACAGTCACGACGGCTTCGCCACCTGGTCCACGCCCACCGAAGTGCCGGCGCTGTCCGGCTTCATTCGCCACGCCACCGTGCTGAAGGAGACGGTCGACGTCACCCTGCCCGTCAACACCACCCAGTCGCTGCGTTCGGTCAACTTCCCCGACCGGTACGCCGTGGTGCGCTCCGACAGCCTCGGCTACATCGACCCGGTGAGCTCCGCCGGCAGCACCGCCGTCAAGCAGAGCGCCACCTTCACCGTCGTGCCCGGCCTCGCCGACGCCAAGTGCTACTCCTTCCGCGACTCCGCCGGCCGCTACATGCGCCACTGGGACTTCCGGATCCGCTTCGACGCGAGCAACGGCACCGACATCTTCAGCAAGGACGCCACCTTCTGCGCCCGCACCGGCAGCACCTCCGGTTCCGTCAGCCTGGAGTCGTACAACTACCCCGGCCGTTACATCCGCCACTACAACTACGCCCTGCGCGTGGACACCTTCCAGGACACCGCCACCTTCCGTGCCGACAGCTCCTTCACCTCGGTCAGCCCCTGGGCCTGA